The following are from one region of the Arcobacter defluvii genome:
- a CDS encoding Ig-like domain-containing protein, whose amino-acid sequence MATIAGSVKSLSSGIFHAKDENGNIRVLQEGDTIYENDTVYGDNGNSSSSKIEILLSGNDVIVLSEGQKQLIDSSLIETAFGTEELFFTREGLDLKADEHNSNADVVSDLRDAEFTNEQKDANDEGAFTDANNSDVTKEETAEGQEEAEDETAPTGEFQARDGNATDIVSDLRNAQFKARTQVFEDKSFFENESKDRLTSPGNIDRPEYTNPPVPTPTPPTPTPQPVVTPPVIETPTVIIGNLSVNDVSSYESEGFLVFTVSLDRSVASPVTFDYVTSPITATNNGIDYTDVRGTITIPAGSRTVTIKVPITDDYVSDNGETMKINISNVVGNANISKPQGIGTILDNPVNNPSNGTPGTPTEPGGYGQEDTVYAIITGATTVNEGNTTTYTVKLVDKDGNAVVVTNPTTVTVKYTNVTTQDGDTEYNNNNTINVTIPANGSSNTFTVESIDDYFADNGEKYNVAITKVDTNEFENVVIGDKNGNNKNVTTTILDNPSTTEQPTIPTDPSNPNNPDDGINYGQEDTVYAIITGATTVNEGNTTTYTVKLVDKDGNAVVVTNPTTVTVKYTNVTTQDGDTEYNNNNTINVTIPANGSSNTFTVESIDDYFADNGEKYNVAITKVDTNEFENVVIGDKNGNNKDVTTTILDDTDNTPNNPNDGVEANHESVIIKLVACDASGNPILEADGKTYKIVNEVNEGDNAKYMALAFEPNSTTFTTETKLSLQGGTVTVDTANGTAVGVTTQTKEDGSEDFILVKDKVVNIGVAFEVVTVDDYISDNNEIYTVSINSGSYTHPTTPIYENVTINNEAVTTTIKDNSNPVDNTTPHNPNDPTNHNQESDKEIVLIKLFAADENGNVIKDGNGNYLLANEAEEGTNANYIAYAFENGTTTFNDSTKLSVQTGTIDISFQNDTATGAPTKTLTDGTQDFNNTPKTSVSIGQSFSTEVFKDLSSESTEKYKVVIDNNSYSGNYESVNIDTTPVTTTIHDEKLFVKIEAITDTTNEGGNLKYKVVIVNKDGEEVKVPAGKTLTVDLSYEGNTSKEATVNEDYTPKTSITIIGGTSYTEFEVTTKDDYYAEGDEGLKITINHIDNSGNAFENIASHTVANGASSDKITTIGTIKDNPAKIDQPDTSTGTDEPTNGNYGEEDTVYAIITGPADVNEGNTTSSYTIKLVDKDGNEVKVTKDTKITVTYNNTTTQDGDTEYNNGNTIEVTIPANNSSNTFTVDTIDDPYKDDGEKFKLTITDIENTGEFENVKIGDKNGDYKDVTTTIHDNSSNQTTESDVDPVKIVLVAVNLLTTTIADITNPDGTLNIDNTNETPEGGNLYYMAVAVDNDGKPLATQGGTVTVNYGTITDGSDKDATAGTDYDNTTVVSTTVGTVFSVNAKDDYYAEGDENFTVKITDLINSPYESPSIDTSNDIVISTIKDNPANVEQPDTGTGNDDPTNGNYGQDDTVYVKITQTPSTIEGGNLVHTITLVDKDGNPVTVPAGQSVTVNLTYTVNSGDFTESDLSTIVKQVVINGGTNHSDFTNVTKDDFTLEGNEIYNVTISSVTQSGAFENVAIHADKTTTGTIKDGITLGTPVNASVDEDDFDVTNANSTITDTQSLGIQKPNNPDNNYSLSFDDTATKIYQGDFASTTDYGLGNLKAGGQTINYQTIGNKIIGYIGADVGNGAVANSNKVFEIVLNKDSDIASGTTTKDSYTYTQYKNIDHPIAGDSADATNDDDLTFEFGFKITDQGQTSNTVTFKVKVNDSLPINVDRDVEVNEDNSLNIVISPESFKDGEIQIRVNGDGTTYTTLSDGQTKIVTDPNDSTKEIGTLTNNGDGTVTFTPVEDYSNYNAKPWFEYAVSDFDGDTAAGRVNIEVKPVADAPTITVNDVTSYEDASTYNDTNTGNQAEGENKIPLGLITPTLSKDQTDKNSGTGDNPERNGEITLTFTNGNNVDGAKIFSGTDEIATIDSANQTLKIVILTDDKSGVDYSYHHKDVQLGASNTLYLTKAEYESLQIQHAEDNDTDIKIKIDVTSYEVDDSGIPLDTATYGSQVENETTANMTVKINPVTDGFTLNWDGTINSQVQSVDTGTKTIVFNNIQEYNPNPQSGSVIDTSIDLKALLTNTSGTSSVGGTDTSLDLDGSEKRSYTIKLTAGTNTELPEYIYITIGDKTDVKVYKDVNDEYTIDFDDNANKTADPDFSMKFPDYWSGKVTGTITLTSQDKGVDSTDTAGIEESDSVNFEVTVEPVAQLATIQVAQSVGYEDAGRDNGNSSNPNDSINNPSAGIALNIKVSSDDKDGSETFNVKIEDIPDGSVLYVFDKSLNSGTGDWVLVDKDFVSSGNITVTQNSGKYTIEINDYQNDKLSKFIPAHNDDTDYTLKVSSQTVDNNGTTEVTSAWTATKNIDVIVKNIADAPVGINLNTNINVNEDNQLNLKDIYTTPANLASSDASEELTVKIALPTGFTVDTGSPYYIEDGMYVVKASDIIAGKIKIIVPENFSGSASFDLTYVTTEKAGENDSKTWDTQTINIFVNPVVDDVSVTNSSTIYEDADGSANKINIAPSLTDTDGSETITTVKILASDVPSGYELYLDSAMTQSITSTLSGGYYILTPEQADSIYAKNTTVNDADSTDNFDLTVVYTVKDTATGTADVTADFTHTHTVNVQAVTDAPSLIVGTITKESGNVTITDTNVSVTTENSEFKVPVTTTSSDTDGSETVQKIVITGVPMGVEVIGATYYGYSGSEHNGIWVISNPADNTLDTDGALQDITFKVNQGADFDSRDITITTYTQDVNAEIKSASQTIHIEKTYTPGTQPGTPADLELAVQAANITEDTEFNLAEALVVGGTDGNGGAVITISDIPDGSTITGYDYSYEEGGKTYYVVVGSGNAADMNTQLSNVKITTPKDMNSFQEGSLQGDFTFTANIATYYNGAFDKGNTVSSTQTILPLTDEMTISVNADNINEDGTSNLSITLSNPNDRTKTELIGNSITIKVTENWLDSNANGEGTKGTLTDSSGKYNITDNGDGTFTITPKSGVAAFTVDTPIEGLVYTPATNRDGNVTFEVSVQNKETGSSVTLDSKGSTTISVTPIIDVELNASVVTATGVEDVAVTVGSTTLANPVKLEITAGTFTDGSEKVGNIILDEVPNGFTVWYKVGSELVMATNIGVTNGTFDLTPNIDTDTNVTRNKWLIPASSDGSMPEVYINAPSNWSGDFDFITKFTISEENLSTSTPVAVNVTGHINAVADGVTIDPTMTFGDAYSWVSLNLNANMKDTDGSETMSLELTGLDESAQFRYNGTANGTAIDVSWDESGSKWTIEGIAFDQINNIELLHDKSVNGVSVTAKTVDTDGTNTDESDSSLAKTFDLKLSDVSGNFTLDSGVSLDFDKIADLSSNSTLKNINTIDLSQSGENKLENITLQDVLNMTDSSNTLKITGTNEDKVSFSDSGWSKTAGSGTDSGFDIYTNTNDNSVQVKVEQNIQDQII is encoded by the coding sequence ATGGCAACAATTGCAGGAAGTGTAAAAAGCTTATCAAGTGGAATTTTTCATGCAAAAGATGAAAATGGTAATATTAGAGTTTTACAAGAAGGTGATACAATCTATGAGAATGATACGGTTTATGGTGACAATGGAAATTCTTCATCATCAAAAATAGAAATTCTTCTTTCTGGAAATGATGTTATTGTTTTAAGTGAAGGTCAAAAACAATTAATAGATTCTTCTTTAATTGAAACAGCTTTTGGAACAGAAGAGTTGTTTTTTACAAGAGAAGGTTTAGATTTAAAAGCTGATGAACATAATTCAAATGCTGATGTTGTAAGTGATTTACGAGATGCTGAATTTACAAATGAACAAAAAGATGCCAATGATGAAGGTGCTTTTACTGATGCAAATAACAGTGATGTTACAAAAGAAGAAACAGCAGAAGGTCAAGAAGAAGCAGAAGATGAAACAGCCCCAACTGGTGAATTTCAAGCAAGAGATGGAAATGCAACTGATATAGTAAGTGATTTAAGAAATGCTCAATTTAAAGCAAGAACTCAAGTATTTGAAGATAAATCTTTTTTTGAAAATGAATCAAAAGATAGATTAACATCTCCTGGAAATATAGATAGACCTGAATATACAAATCCTCCTGTACCGACTCCAACTCCTCCAACTCCGACTCCACAACCAGTTGTAACACCTCCTGTGATAGAAACACCAACAGTAATTATTGGAAATTTAAGTGTGAATGATGTTAGTTCTTATGAAAGTGAAGGATTTTTAGTATTTACAGTTTCTTTAGATAGAAGTGTTGCTTCTCCTGTAACTTTTGATTATGTAACTTCACCAATTACAGCTACAAATAATGGTATTGATTATACTGATGTCAGAGGAACAATAACAATACCAGCAGGAAGTAGAACTGTTACTATAAAAGTTCCAATTACTGATGATTATGTATCAGATAATGGTGAAACAATGAAAATTAATATTTCTAATGTTGTTGGAAATGCAAATATTTCTAAACCACAAGGTATAGGAACAATTTTAGATAATCCAGTGAATAATCCATCAAATGGAACACCTGGAACACCAACTGAACCAGGTGGATATGGACAAGAGGATACAGTATATGCAATTATAACAGGTGCAACAACAGTAAATGAAGGTAATACAACAACATATACAGTAAAACTTGTAGATAAAGATGGAAATGCAGTTGTAGTTACAAATCCAACAACAGTAACAGTAAAATATACAAATGTTACTACACAAGATGGTGATACGGAATATAATAACAATAATACAATAAACGTAACAATTCCAGCAAATGGTTCATCAAATACATTTACAGTAGAAAGTATAGATGATTATTTTGCAGATAATGGTGAAAAATATAATGTAGCAATTACAAAAGTAGATACAAATGAGTTTGAGAATGTAGTAATAGGTGATAAAAATGGAAATAATAAAAATGTTACTACTACTATTTTAGACAATCCATCAACAACAGAACAACCAACAATACCAACAGATCCTTCAAATCCAAATAATCCAGATGATGGAATAAATTATGGACAAGAGGATACAGTATATGCAATTATAACAGGTGCAACAACAGTAAATGAAGGTAATACAACAACATATACAGTAAAACTTGTAGATAAAGATGGAAATGCAGTTGTAGTTACAAATCCAACAACAGTAACAGTAAAATATACAAATGTTACTACACAAGATGGTGATACGGAATATAATAACAATAATACAATAAACGTAACAATTCCAGCAAATGGTTCATCAAATACATTTACAGTAGAAAGTATAGATGATTATTTTGCAGATAATGGTGAAAAATATAATGTAGCAATTACAAAAGTAGATACAAATGAGTTTGAGAATGTAGTAATAGGTGATAAAAATGGAAATAATAAAGATGTTACTACTACTATTTTAGATGATACAGATAATACTCCAAATAATCCAAATGATGGTGTTGAAGCAAATCACGAATCTGTAATAATTAAACTTGTAGCTTGTGATGCTTCTGGAAATCCAATACTTGAAGCAGATGGAAAAACATATAAAATAGTAAATGAAGTAAATGAAGGTGATAATGCAAAATATATGGCATTAGCATTTGAACCAAATAGTACAACATTTACAACAGAAACAAAGTTATCACTACAAGGTGGAACAGTAACAGTTGATACAGCAAATGGAACAGCAGTGGGTGTAACAACACAAACAAAAGAAGATGGTTCAGAAGATTTTATTTTAGTTAAAGATAAAGTTGTAAATATAGGAGTTGCTTTTGAAGTAGTAACTGTAGATGACTATATTTCTGATAATAATGAGATATATACAGTATCAATAAATAGTGGTTCATATACTCATCCAACAACACCTATATATGAAAATGTGACTATAAATAATGAAGCAGTTACTACAACAATAAAAGATAATAGTAATCCCGTTGATAACACTACTCCCCATAATCCAAATGATCCTACAAATCACAATCAAGAAAGTGACAAAGAAATAGTACTTATTAAACTTTTTGCAGCAGATGAAAATGGAAATGTTATAAAAGATGGAAATGGTAATTATCTTTTAGCAAACGAAGCAGAAGAGGGAACAAATGCAAACTATATAGCATATGCATTTGAAAATGGAACTACAACTTTTAATGATTCTACAAAACTTTCTGTACAAACAGGTACAATAGATATAAGTTTCCAAAATGATACAGCAACAGGTGCTCCAACTAAAACTCTAACAGATGGAACACAAGATTTTAATAATACACCAAAAACATCAGTATCGATAGGACAAAGTTTTAGTACAGAAGTTTTCAAAGATTTATCTTCAGAATCAACAGAAAAATATAAAGTTGTAATAGATAATAACTCTTATAGTGGAAATTATGAAAGTGTAAATATTGACACAACTCCTGTAACTACTACAATACATGATGAAAAATTATTTGTGAAAATTGAAGCAATTACAGATACTACAAATGAAGGTGGTAATTTAAAATATAAAGTTGTAATAGTAAATAAAGATGGAGAAGAGGTAAAAGTACCAGCAGGAAAAACTTTAACAGTAGATTTATCTTATGAGGGAAATACATCAAAAGAAGCTACTGTAAATGAAGATTATACACCTAAGACAAGTATAACTATTATTGGTGGGACTAGCTATACTGAATTTGAAGTAACAACTAAAGATGATTATTATGCAGAAGGTGATGAAGGCTTAAAAATTACTATAAATCATATAGATAATTCAGGTAATGCATTTGAAAATATAGCATCTCATACAGTAGCAAATGGTGCATCAAGTGATAAAATAACAACTATTGGAACAATTAAAGATAATCCAGCAAAAATTGATCAACCAGATACATCAACTGGAACAGATGAACCGACAAATGGGAATTATGGAGAAGAAGATACTGTTTATGCAATTATAACTGGACCTGCAGATGTAAATGAAGGGAATACAACTTCAAGTTATACTATAAAACTTGTAGATAAAGATGGAAATGAAGTAAAGGTTACAAAAGATACGAAAATAACAGTAACATACAATAATACTACTACACAAGATGGTGATACAGAATATAATAATGGTAATACAATAGAAGTTACAATTCCAGCTAATAATTCTTCAAATACTTTTACTGTTGACACAATTGATGATCCATATAAAGATGATGGAGAAAAATTTAAGCTTACAATAACAGATATAGAGAATACAGGTGAGTTTGAAAATGTAAAAATTGGTGATAAAAATGGTGATTATAAAGATGTAACTACAACTATTCATGATAATTCATCTAATCAGACTACAGAATCAGATGTAGATCCTGTAAAAATTGTTTTAGTTGCTGTAAATTTACTTACAACTACAATAGCAGATATTACAAATCCTGATGGAACTTTAAATATAGATAATACAAATGAAACTCCTGAAGGTGGAAATCTTTACTATATGGCAGTTGCAGTAGATAATGATGGAAAACCTCTTGCAACTCAAGGAGGAACAGTAACTGTAAATTATGGAACAATAACTGATGGTAGTGATAAAGATGCAACAGCTGGAACAGATTATGATAATACGACAGTTGTATCGACAACAGTAGGAACAGTATTTAGTGTGAATGCAAAAGACGATTATTATGCAGAAGGTGATGAAAACTTTACTGTTAAAATTACAGATTTAATAAATTCACCATATGAATCACCATCTATTGATACTTCAAATGATATAGTGATTTCAACTATAAAAGATAATCCAGCAAATGTTGAACAACCAGATACTGGAACAGGAAATGATGATCCGACAAATGGAAACTATGGACAAGATGATACGGTTTATGTAAAAATAACACAAACACCTTCTACAATAGAGGGTGGAAATTTAGTACATACAATAACTTTAGTTGATAAAGATGGAAATCCTGTAACTGTTCCAGCTGGACAATCTGTAACCGTAAATTTAACTTATACTGTAAATAGTGGAGATTTTACTGAAAGTGATTTATCTACAATAGTAAAACAAGTGGTAATTAATGGTGGAACAAATCATAGTGATTTTACAAATGTAACTAAAGATGATTTTACTTTAGAAGGGAATGAAATTTATAATGTAACTATTTCTAGTGTTACTCAATCAGGAGCTTTTGAAAATGTTGCGATTCATGCAGATAAAACTACAACAGGAACTATCAAAGATGGGATTACTTTAGGAACTCCTGTAAATGCTTCTGTTGATGAAGATGATTTTGATGTGACAAATGCTAATTCAACAATAACAGATACTCAATCTTTAGGTATTCAAAAACCAAATAATCCTGATAACAACTATAGTTTATCTTTTGATGATACTGCAACAAAGATTTATCAAGGAGATTTTGCTAGTACAACAGATTATGGATTAGGAAACTTAAAAGCTGGTGGGCAAACAATTAATTATCAAACTATAGGTAATAAAATTATTGGATATATAGGTGCTGATGTGGGTAATGGGGCAGTAGCTAATTCAAACAAAGTATTTGAAATAGTTTTAAATAAAGATAGTGATATTGCTAGTGGTACAACTACAAAAGATAGTTATACTTATACTCAATACAAAAACATTGACCATCCAATAGCAGGAGATTCAGCAGATGCTACAAACGATGACGATTTAACTTTTGAATTTGGATTTAAAATAACAGACCAAGGACAAACAAGTAATACTGTAACATTTAAAGTAAAAGTAAATGACTCTTTACCAATAAATGTAGATAGAGATGTTGAAGTTAATGAAGATAATTCTTTAAATATTGTAATCTCTCCTGAAAGCTTTAAAGATGGTGAGATTCAAATTAGAGTAAATGGTGATGGTACAACTTATACAACATTAAGTGATGGTCAAACTAAAATAGTTACAGATCCAAATGATAGTACAAAAGAAATAGGAACACTTACAAATAATGGTGATGGGACTGTAACTTTTACACCAGTTGAAGATTATAGTAATTACAATGCTAAACCTTGGTTTGAATATGCTGTTAGTGACTTTGATGGTGATACAGCAGCAGGAAGAGTTAATATTGAGGTTAAACCAGTTGCAGATGCTCCAACAATTACAGTAAATGATGTAACTTCTTATGAAGATGCTTCAACTTATAATGATACAAATACTGGTAATCAAGCAGAAGGAGAAAATAAAATACCTTTAGGATTAATTACTCCTACTTTATCAAAAGATCAAACTGATAAAAATAGTGGTACAGGAGATAATCCTGAAAGAAATGGAGAAATAACACTTACATTTACAAATGGAAATAATGTTGATGGTGCAAAAATCTTTAGTGGTACAGATGAAATTGCAACAATAGATTCTGCAAATCAAACCTTAAAGATTGTGATTTTAACAGATGATAAATCAGGCGTAGATTATAGTTATCATCATAAAGATGTACAATTAGGAGCATCTAATACTTTATATCTTACAAAAGCAGAGTATGAATCATTACAAATCCAACATGCTGAAGACAATGATACAGATATAAAAATCAAAATTGATGTAACTTCTTATGAAGTAGATGATAGTGGTATACCACTAGACACAGCTACTTATGGAAGTCAAGTAGAAAATGAAACAACAGCAAATATGACTGTAAAAATAAATCCAGTAACAGATGGTTTTACTTTAAATTGGGATGGTACTATAAATTCTCAAGTACAATCAGTAGATACAGGAACAAAAACTATTGTATTCAATAATATTCAAGAGTACAATCCAAATCCACAAAGTGGTTCAGTTATTGATACATCAATAGATTTAAAAGCACTTTTAACTAATACAAGTGGAACATCATCGGTAGGTGGTACGGATACAAGTTTAGATTTAGATGGTTCTGAAAAACGAAGTTATACTATAAAACTTACAGCAGGTACAAATACTGAATTACCTGAATATATTTATATAACAATTGGTGATAAAACAGATGTTAAAGTTTATAAAGATGTAAATGATGAATATACAATAGACTTTGATGATAATGCAAATAAAACAGCAGATCCTGATTTTAGTATGAAATTCCCTGATTATTGGAGTGGAAAAGTAACTGGAACTATTACTTTAACATCGCAAGATAAAGGTGTTGATAGTACTGATACTGCAGGAATAGAAGAAAGTGATAGTGTTAACTTTGAAGTTACTGTTGAACCTGTAGCTCAATTAGCAACTATTCAAGTAGCACAATCAGTTGGATATGAAGATGCGGGAAGAGATAACGGAAATAGTTCAAATCCTAATGATAGTATCAATAATCCATCAGCTGGAATAGCTTTAAATATTAAAGTGAGTTCAGATGATAAAGATGGTTCTGAAACATTTAATGTAAAAATAGAAGATATCCCTGATGGTTCGGTATTATATGTATTTGATAAAAGTTTGAACAGTGGAACAGGTGATTGGGTATTAGTAGATAAAGATTTTGTATCTTCGGGAAATATAACAGTGACTCAAAATAGTGGAAAATATACAATTGAAATAAATGATTATCAAAATGATAAATTATCAAAATTTATTCCAGCACACAATGATGATACAGATTATACATTAAAAGTATCTTCTCAAACAGTTGATAATAATGGAACAACAGAAGTTACAAGTGCTTGGACGGCTACAAAAAATATAGATGTTATTGTAAAAAATATTGCAGATGCTCCAGTTGGAATAAATTTAAATACAAATATAAATGTAAATGAAGATAATCAGCTTAATCTAAAAGACATATATACAACACCAGCTAATCTTGCTTCTTCTGATGCTAGCGAAGAATTAACAGTTAAAATAGCTCTACCAACTGGATTTACAGTAGATACAGGTAGTCCATATTATATAGAAGATGGAATGTATGTTGTAAAAGCAAGTGATATAATAGCTGGAAAAATCAAAATAATTGTTCCAGAAAATTTTAGTGGAAGTGCAAGTTTTGATTTAACTTATGTAACTACTGAAAAAGCAGGAGAAAATGATAGCAAAACTTGGGATACTCAAACTATAAATATTTTTGTTAATCCAGTTGTAGATGATGTGTCAGTTACAAATTCTTCTACTATTTATGAAGATGCAGATGGAAGTGCAAATAAGATAAATATAGCTCCATCATTAACTGATACAGATGGAAGTGAAACTATAACAACAGTTAAAATCTTAGCTTCAGATGTTCCTTCTGGATATGAGTTATATTTAGATTCAGCTATGACTCAATCTATAACTTCAACATTAAGTGGAGGATATTATATATTAACACCAGAACAAGCAGATAGTATTTATGCAAAAAATACAACTGTAAATGATGCTGATAGTACAGATAACTTTGATTTAACAGTTGTTTATACTGTAAAAGATACTGCAACTGGAACAGCAGATGTTACAGCTGACTTTACTCATACTCATACAGTAAATGTTCAAGCAGTTACAGATGCTCCAAGTTTAATTGTTGGAACAATTACAAAAGAATCAGGGAATGTAACAATAACTGATACAAATGTGTCTGTTACAACTGAAAATTCAGAATTTAAAGTTCCAGTTACAACTACAAGTTCTGATACAGATGGAAGTGAAACAGTACAAAAAATAGTTATAACAGGTGTTCCTATGGGTGTAGAAGTTATAGGAGCTACATATTATGGATATTCAGGAAGTGAACATAATGGTATTTGGGTTATCTCAAATCCAGCTGATAATACTTTAGATACAGATGGTGCATTACAAGATATTACATTTAAAGTAAATCAAGGTGCAGATTTTGATAGTAGAGATATAACAATAACAACTTATACACAAGATGTTAATGCAGAAATTAAAAGTGCCTCTCAAACTATCCATATTGAAAAAACTTATACTCCTGGAACTCAACCTGGAACACCAGCTGATTTAGAATTAGCAGTTCAAGCAGCTAATATTACAGAAGATACAGAGTTTAATTTAGCAGAGGCATTAGTAGTTGGTGGTACTGATGGAAATGGTGGAGCAGTTATTACTATTTCAGATATTCCAGATGGTTCAACAATCACGGGCTATGATTACTCTTATGAAGAGGGTGGAAAAACTTACTATGTAGTAGTTGGAAGTGGAAATGCAGCTGATATGAATACTCAATTATCAAATGTAAAAATAACAACTCCAAAAGATATGAACTCTTTTCAAGAAGGTAGTTTACAAGGTGACTTTACATTTACAGCTAATATTGCAACATATTATAATGGAGCATTTGATAAAGGAAATACAGTATCATCAACACAGACTATATTACCTTTAACAGATGAGATGACTATTAGTGTAAATGCTGATAATATAAATGAAGATGGTACAAGTAATCTTTCTATAACTTTATCAAATCCTAATGATAGAACTAAAACAGAACTTATAGGAAATAGTATTACTATAAAAGTAACTGAAAATTGGTTAGATTCTAATGCTAATGGAGAAGGAACAAAAGGAACATTAACAGATAGTTCAGGAAAATATAATATTACTGATAATGGAGATGGTACATTTACAATTACTCCAAAATCAGGAGTTGCTGCATTTACTGTTGATACTCCAATTGAAGGATTAGTTTATACTCCTGCAACAAATAGAGATGGAAATGTAACTTTTGAAGTAAGTGTTCAAAATAAAGAAACAGGAAGTAGTGTAACATTAGATTCAAAAGGTAGTACAACAATATCTGTGACACCTATAATTGATGTAGAATTGAATGCTTCTGTTGTAACTGCAACAGGAGTTGAAGATGTAGCAGTTACAGTTGGAAGTACAACTTTAGCAAATCCAGTTAAACTTGAAATAACAGCAGGTACATTTACAGATGGTTCTGAAAAAGTTGGGAATATTATTTTAGATGAAGTACCAAATGGATTTACAGTTTGGTATAAAGTTGGTTCAGAGTTAGTAATGGCAACAAATATTGGTGTAACAAATGGTACATTTGATTTAACTCCAAATATTGATACAGATACAAATGTTACAAGAAACAAATGGTTAATTCCAGCTTCTTCTGATGGAAGTATGCCAGAAGTTTATATTAATGCTCCATCAAATTGGTCAGGTGATTTTGATTTTATAACTAAATTTACAATTAGTGAAGAGAATTTATCAACATCAACTCCTGTTGCAGTAAATGTGACAGGACATATAAATGCTGTTGCTGATGGTGTAACTATTGATCCAACTATGACATTTGGTGATGCTTATTCATGGGTGAGTTTAAACTTAAATGCAAATATGAAAGATACAGATGGAAGTGAAACTATGAGTCTTGAATTAA
- a CDS encoding response regulator transcription factor yields MKIALYSNDIALISRWENILNKYETNIIEDYEDLSNLKNSILILSDCVNLENSDFIISLLLKNLNKILVLKRVPEFENARKWLEKGVQGYGNCLMTSSYLNSAVEAISNNYIWLMPQITTQLLKSMVENKDNKNDDEKLFEILTKTEKKIAKLLKNGYTNLNISQELDISINTVKTHIKHIYEKLNVKDRLSFAGLFSK; encoded by the coding sequence ATGAAAATAGCACTTTATAGCAATGATATTGCACTTATTTCTAGATGGGAAAATATTTTAAACAAATATGAAACAAATATTATAGAAGATTATGAAGATTTATCTAATCTAAAAAATTCAATATTGATTTTAAGTGATTGTGTAAATTTAGAAAATAGTGATTTTATAATATCACTTTTATTGAAAAATTTAAATAAGATTTTAGTTTTAAAAAGAGTTCCTGAATTTGAAAATGCAAGAAAATGGCTTGAAAAAGGTGTGCAAGGTTATGGAAATTGTTTGATGACTTCTTCATATTTAAATTCAGCCGTTGAAGCTATTTCTAATAATTATATTTGGTTAATGCCACAAATTACAACACAATTGTTAAAAAGTATGGTCGAAAACAAAGATAATAAAAATGATGATGAAAAACTTTTTGAAATTTTAACAAAAACTGAGAAAAAAATAGCAAAGTTACTAAAAAATGGATATACAAATCTTAATATTAGTCAAGAATTAGATATATCAATAAATACTGTAAAAACACATATAAAGCATATTTATGAAAAATTAAATGTAAAAGATAGATTATCTTTTGCAGGATTATTTTCTAAATAA